Proteins encoded by one window of Castor canadensis chromosome 2, mCasCan1.hap1v2, whole genome shotgun sequence:
- the Lrrn3 gene encoding leucine-rich repeat neuronal protein 3 — protein MKDMPLRIHVLLGLAITTIVQAVDKKVDCPQLCTCEIRPWFTPRSIYMEASTVDCNDLGLLNFPARLPADTQILLLQTNNIAKIEYSTDLPVNLTGLDLSQNNLSSVININIKKMSQLLSVYLEENKLTELPEKCLSGLSNLQELYINHNLLSTISPGAFVGLHNLLRLHLNSNRLQMINSKWFDALPNLEILMIGENPIIRIKDMNFKPLVNLRSLVIAGINLTEIPDNALVGLENLESISFYDNRLIKVPHVALQKVVNLKFLDLNKNPINRIQRGDFSNMLHLKELGINNMPELISIDSLAVDNLPDLRKIEATNNPRLSFIHPNAFFRLPKLESLMLNSNALSALYHGTIESLPNLKEISIHSNPIRCDCVIRWINMNKTNIRFMEPDSLFCMDPPEFQGQNVRQVHFRDMMEICLPLIAPESFPSNLDVEADSYVSLHCRATAEPQPEIYWITPSGQKLLPNTLTDKFYVHSEGTLDISSITPKEGGLYTCIATNLVGADLKSIMIKVDGSFPQDNNGSLNIKIRDIQANSVLVSWKASSKILKSSVKWTAFVKTESSHAAQSARIPSDVKVYNLTHLNPSTEYKICIDIPTIYQKNRKQCVNVTTKSLDSDQKEYEKSSTITFMACLGGLLGIIGVMCIFSCLCQEMNCDGENSYVRNYLHKPTLAFSEFYPPLINLWEAGKEKSTPVEVKATVIGVPTNMS, from the coding sequence CCATTTATATGGAAGCATCTACAGTGGATTGTAATGATTTAGGTCTTTTAAATTTTCCAGCCAGATTGCCTGCTGACACACAGATTCTGCTCTTGCAGACTAACAACATTGCAAAGATTGAGTATTCCACAGACCTCCCAGTAAATCTTACTGGCCTGGACTTATCTCAAAACAATTTATCTTCAGTcatcaatattaatattaaaaagatgTCTCAGCTTCTTTCTGTGTACCTAGAGGAAAATAAACTTACTGAGCTGCCTGAAAAATGTCTATCTGGACTAAGTAACTTACAAGAACTCTATATTAACCACAACTTGCTTTCTACAATTTCACCTGGAGCCTTTGTTGGCCTCCATAATCTACTTCGACTTCATCTCAACTCAAATAGACTGCAGATGATCAACAGTAAGTGGTTCGATGCTCTTCCAAATTTAGAGATTTTGATGATTGGGGAAAATCCAATCATCAGAATCAAAGACATGAACTTTAAGCCTCTTGTCAATCTTCGCAGCCTGGTTATAGCTGGTATAAACCTCACGGAAATCCCAGATAACGCCTTGGTTGGACTTGAAAATTTGGAAAGCATCTCATTTTATGACAACAGGCTTATTAAAGTACCCCATGTTGCTCTTCAAAAAGTTGTTAACCTCAAATTTTTGGATCTAAATAAAAATCCTATTAACAGAATACAAAGAGGTGATTTTAGCAATATGCTACACTTAAAAGAGTTGGGGATAAATAATATGCCTGAGCTGATTTCCATCGACAGTCTTGCTGTGGATAACTTGCCagatttaagaaaaatagaagcTACTAACAACCCCAGATTGTCTTTCATCCACCCTAATGCATTTTTCAGACTCCCCAAGCTGGAATCACTCATGCTGAACAGCAATGCCCTCAGTGCTCTATATCATGGTACCATTGAGTCTCTGCCAAACCTCAAGGAAATCAGCATACACAGCAATCCCATCAGGTGTGATTGTGTCATCCGTTGGATTAATATGAACAAAACCAACATTCGGTTTATGGAGCCAGATTCACTATTTTGCATGGACCCTCCTGAATTCCAAGGCCAGAATGTTCGGCAAGTACATTTCAGGGATATGATGGAAATTTGCCTCCCCCTTATAGCTCCTGAGAGCTTTCCTTCTAATTTGGATGTAGAAGCTGACAGCTATGTCTCTCTTCACTGTAGAGCTACTGCAGAGCCACAGCCTGAAATCTACTGGATAACACCTTCTGGTCAAAAACTCTTGCCTAATACTCTGACAGACAAGTTCTATGTGCATTCTGAAGGCACACTAGACATAAGTAGCATAACCCCAAAAGAAGGGGGTTTATATACTTGTATAGCAACTAATCTAGTTGGTGCTGACTTGAAGTCTATTATGATCAAAGTGGATGGTTCTTTTCCCCAGGATAACAATGggtctttaaatattaaaataagagaTATTCAGGCCAATTCAGTTCTGGTGTCTTGGAAAGCAAGCTCTAAAATCCTCAAATCCAGTGTTAAGTGGACAGCCTTTGTCAAGACTGAAAGTTCTCACGCTGCCCAAAGTGCTCGGATACCATCTGATGTCAAGGTATACAATCTTACTCATCTGAACCCATCTACTGAATATAAAATTTGTATTGATATTCCTACCATctatcagaaaaacagaaaacagtgtGTAAATGTCACCACAAAAAGTTTGGATTCTGatcaaaaagaatatgaaaagagtAGCACCATCACATTCATGGCCTGCCTTGGAGGCCTTCTGGGGATTATTGGTGTGATGTGTATTTTCAGCTGCCTCTGTCAAGAAATGAACTGTGATGGTGAAAACAGCTATGTGAGGAATTACTTACACAAACCAACCCTTGCATTCAGTGAGTTTTATCCTCCTCTGATAAACCTCTGGGAAGCaggtaaagaaaaaagtacaCCCGTGGAAGTTAAAGCAACTGTTATAGGTGTGCCAACAAATATGTCCTAA